In bacterium, the genomic stretch CGGCTTGTTGGCCTTGTCAAGCGCCGCGATCGTCGGCAGCGCCTCGACGTGGGCCTTGAGCCAGGCCACGTCGTCGTCCTTGTCGAACGGGCGCGCGGCCAGCAGCGAAGGCTTCATGGCCTCCGTGACCTTGGTCGGAGCGCCGTCGAGGATCGCCGTGACCTCGGCCTTGCGGGCTGCGCTCTGCAGGTCAGCGACCTGCTTCTGCGCCGCCGGCAGCTGCTCCGCGTGCGACTTCCACGCAGTGGCGACGCCCAGGGCCTCGCTCGGGTTGTCCTTGCCGGTGAGCTTGCACAGCTCGCCGACATCTGCCGCAAGCCGGGTCAGCTTCGCGAGCGCCTCGGTCTCCGGCGCGTTCTCGGCCAAGCCGAGCGCACTGAGAAATGCCTTGTCCATGATGGACGTCTCCTTGGCGCTCGCGCGCCCCGTTGAAGCAACCGCCCCTTGCGGCTGCGAGATGCTTGCCTTCGCCTCCCATGGAGGACTCATCTCCATGTCGGCGTAGTGCTTGCCGATGTGGTCCCTTGCCCCCTTCATGTCCGCCTCGGGCAGGTCGACCCCGCCGCGCGCGCCTTCCAGGGCGTTCGCCGCAGCGATGCAGCCGGCGCGAGAGACCACGAGTTTTCCGCCCTGCACCTCGTGGTGGATGAGCTTGTAGGAGTCGAGCGACTCAGGCTTTTCTGCGTCGAACGCAGCGAACGCGCGGCTGTACTTGCCCAGGTCGAGCTTGCCGTCCTCGCCCGTTGCCCAGTTGCGCACGCTGGTAGCCGCTGCCTTGCCGCTCCAGCCTGCGGAGCTGTCGATCGGGCCGGACTTGAAGGCCACGGCTGATGCGAACTGCTGCTGGGCAACTGGCACGTACTGGATTTCGACCTGCTGCGGGTCGCCCTGCAGCACGGCGGTCTCGCCGACTATCTGATAGCCGATCTGCCAGAGCTTGCTGGTCATCTCGTAGACGACCCGGTCGTTGTAGACCTCGACGATCCACGGGCCGTTGAAGCACACCGAAGGATCGATCCCGTAGCGGCGCACCAGCGCGGAGCGAAGCGCACTCTGGATCGTGTTGAACCCCACCTCGAGCTGTGCGGTGCGCCGGTCGGCGGCCTCGCGCAGCGGGAACGCGTTGAACGTCGCGGGCACGTTCGTCAGAGCGCAGTTGATGATCTCAAGCACGCGCCCATTCGACTCGTCGAAGTAGAACCACGGCGAGACGTAGCCCCATTCCTCGTCGGCGATCTCCTGTGCGACTTCCTTCTTCCACCGGCAGTTGATGGCCCACAGCTCGGGCCCGTCGTCGGTCTCGCGCACTTCGAGCGTGAACCAGCCGACCGCCTTCTTGTTCTCGACCGACACGCTCGGATCGGGGATCGAGTGCCCCAGGTCGAAGCACAGCTCATTGCCGTACTGCGTGAACGCAGCCATGACGGCAGCGGCGGCCTCTGCGTCGAACAGGAAGCTCCCCTTCGTGGTCTTGTTGATGCCCGCCCGGAAGATGCGGATCTCCGTGGGCGGGCCCTTCGCCGCCTGCTCCCCCTTGCGGAGGATCGCGACCGGCATTCCCAGTCCGCGCATACGCATGGTGCACCTGTGTGGGCGCCCGCCGGGTCGGTGGACGCTACGTGTGAGTGTTGGTTGGCCCTACTTCGCTGTCGATTCGTCGCCGCTCAGGTCGATCTCTTCCACCTCGTCATGGTGGTAGCGGGCGCACTGCTCAACGATTGCGTCGTAGTCGTCCTGCTCCATGTCCTCGATCCAGTCCTTCTTCGAGGTCATGGTTCGTTCCCCAGTTTCCCGAGCAGCGCCTCAAGCGCCTTCTCAATCGGCCCGAAGTCATCGTCCTCCCATTGCATCGGGAGATACCCGCGATCGTCGCGTCCCTTGCGCATGTCTTCGAGTTGCTTGAGCAGGGTCTTGTTTCCGCTGCGCTTCGCCACGAACTGGGCATAGGCGCGCGCGAACTGCTCGCTGCGCCGAGCCATGTACTCCAGGTGCGAAGCCGCTTCGGCGCTCTTGCCCGCAACCTTCGCATAGACCTCGGCGATGCGCTTGGAAGCTGCGCTCTTGTCGATCGCGGCGATGAGCGCCTTGACCTCCGGCAGCTTCCTTGCCTCGGAAGCAATCGCGCCCGACTTCGTTGTGAGCTTGAGGCCTGCCCTATCGACCTGGTGCCCGTACTCGTGCAGGAAGTCCAATTCCTTCGAGTCCGACTTCGGGTTGATGACGATCCCCCAACCGTCACCGTCGGCCAGTGGAGCGTGGATGCCGTTCGCCTTTGCGGGGCCTCCGAACTTCTCCGGGTCTCCGACCGCGACCCTCACGTTGGCGGGCTTGCCGGCATGCGACTCGTCGGCGGCCTTCATGGCTGCCTCGATGCGCTTGCGGTCGGCCGCGCCGATACTATCCCATTCGATCGAATCCGAAGGCTTGGGGTGCTGC encodes the following:
- a CDS encoding phage protease; its protein translation is MRGLGMPVAILRKGEQAAKGPPTEIRIFRAGINKTTKGSFLFDAEAAAAVMAAFTQYGNELCFDLGHSIPDPSVSVENKKAVGWFTLEVRETDDGPELWAINCRWKKEVAQEIADEEWGYVSPWFYFDESNGRVLEIINCALTNVPATFNAFPLREAADRRTAQLEVGFNTIQSALRSALVRRYGIDPSVCFNGPWIVEVYNDRVVYEMTSKLWQIGYQIVGETAVLQGDPQQVEIQYVPVAQQQFASAVAFKSGPIDSSAGWSGKAAATSVRNWATGEDGKLDLGKYSRAFAAFDAEKPESLDSYKLIHHEVQGGKLVVSRAGCIAAANALEGARGGVDLPEADMKGARDHIGKHYADMEMSPPWEAKASISQPQGAVASTGRASAKETSIMDKAFLSALGLAENAPETEALAKLTRLAADVGELCKLTGKDNPSEALGVATAWKSHAEQLPAAQKQVADLQSAARKAEVTAILDGAPTKVTEAMKPSLLAARPFDKDDDVAWLKAHVEALPTIAALDKANKPNPPATNETGANTAALTHNGKTYEQLSHMEKDALYRSDKATFDALRADSAKRTGK